The Apium graveolens cultivar Ventura chromosome 6, ASM990537v1, whole genome shotgun sequence genome contains a region encoding:
- the LOC141668085 gene encoding uncharacterized protein LOC141668085, translating into MVPFFVLTLLSIVSTSVSFSVNNDFHALITLKQGFEFTSPVLSTWDSSKPGSFCSWVGVKCSEERVISLELSNMSLGGSVSPVVSSLDMLTELSLDGNNFTGEIRISNLSSLRVLRISNNVFSGSMDWDYSSLANLETLDVYNNNFTSPLPHAISSLKKLKYLDLGGNFFFGKIPESYGSLIGLEYLSLAGNDLRGKIPNELGNLTNLKEVYLGYYNEFEGGIPKAFGNLVNLVHMDISSCGLVGPIPPQLGNLKLLDTLYLHINALSGPIPKQLGNLTNLVNLDLSANALSGEIPYELIRLQKLKLLNLFMNRLHGSIPDFVADYSDLEVLGLWMNNFTGIIPRNLGQNRKLKGIDLSTNKLTGTIPPDLCASNQLTVLILLRNFLFGPIPEDLGTCSTLVRVRLGDNYLNGSIPKGFIYLPQLNLVELQNNYLAGTISENGNSSTSPSKMEQLNLSNNQLSGSLPASFSNFSSLQILQLDENKFTGPIPSSFGELQQLSKLDIKLNSLSSEIPPEIGNCIHLTYLDLSQNNLSGPIPPQVSNIRILNYLNLSKNQLSETIPKSIGSMKSLTTADFSFNNFSGKLPELGQFSFFNATSFAGNPQLCGSLLNNPCNVTNITSQPGKSHSNFKLIFALGLLFCSLVFAVAAMFKARSFKKNGSHSWKMTAFQKLDFTVFDVLECMKDGNVIGRGGAGIVYHGKMPNGVEIAVKKLVGFGTAGHDHGFRAEIRTLGNIRHRNIVKLLAFCSNKDMNLLVYEYMRNGSLGEALHGKKSGILGWHLRYKVAIEAAKGLCYLHHDCSPLIVHRDVKSNNILLNSSYEAHVADFGLAKYLIDGGASDQCMSAIAGSYGYIAPEYAYTLRVDEKSDVYSFGVVLLELITGRRPVGEFGDGVDIVQWVKITTNFRKDQVNQIFDSRLTTVPHEEAMHLFFISMLCIQDNSVERPTMREVVQMLSEFPRHTPDYQTSSSSVACQKSKKPENEEACTKNRQDLLV; encoded by the exons ATGGTACCTTTTTTTGTACTAACACTCTTATCTATTGTAAGTACCTCTGTTTCATTCTCTGTTAACAATGActtccatgctttaatcactcTCAAACAAGGCTTTGAGTTCACTTCTCCAGTTTTAAGTACATGGGATTCTTCAAAACCAGGCTCATTTTGTTCATGGGTTGGTGTCAAATGCTCTGAAGAAAGAGTCATTTCTCTCGAATTGTCGAATATGAGTCTTGGTGGCTCTGTTTCACCTGTCGTTTCAAGTCTTGACATGCTAACTGAGCTTTCACTTGATGGAAACAACTTCACTGGAGAGATCAGGATATCAAATTTGAGTAGCCTTCGAGTTTTGAGAATATCGAATAATGTGTTTAGTGGGAGCATGGATTGGGACTACTCAAGCCTAGCAAACTTGGAAACTCTTGATGTTTATAACAACAATTTTACTTCTCCACTGCCTCATGCAATTTCAAGTCTCAAGAAACTTAAGTACTTGGACTTGGGAGGAAACTTTTTCTTTGGAAAAATCCCAGAAAGTTATGGAAGTTTGATTGGCCTTGAGTACTTATCTCTCGCAGGCAATGATCTTCGCGGTAAAATTCCAAATGAGTTGGGAAATTTAACCAACTTAAAAGAAGTGTACTTGGGATATTACAATGAGTTTGAAGGTGGGATTCCAAAGGCTTTTGGCAACTTGGTAAATCTAGTCCACATGGATATTTCCTCCTGTGGATTGGTTGGTCCTATTCCTCCTCAGTTGGGGAACTTGAAGTTACTTGACACTCTATATTTGCACATCAATGCACTGTCAGGTCCAATTCCAAAACAACTTGGAAATTTGACAAACTTGGTTAATCTTGATCTTTCAGCCAATGCATTATCTGGCGAAATTCCATACGAGCTCATTCGCCTCCAAAAGCTCAAACTTTTGAATCTTTTCATGAACAGATTACATGGATCAATTCCTGATTTTGTTGCAGACTACTCGGATTTGGAGGTTCTTGGGCTGTGGATGAACAACTTCACAGGTATAATACCGCGGAATTTAGGCCAGAACAGGAAGCTAAAAGGGATTGACTTGTCTACAAACAAACTCACTGGTACAATTCCTCCAGATTTATGTGCTTCAAATCAGCTCACAGTCTTGATTTTGCTCCGAAATTTTCTGTTTGGACCAATACCAGAGGACTTGGGCACATGCTCAACTCTTGTCAGGGTGAGATTGGGAGATAATTACTTGAATGGTAGCATTCCAAAGGGCTTCATTTACTTGCCTCAGCTGAACTTAGTTGAGTTGCAAAACAACTACTTGGCTGGAACAATATCCGAAAATGGAAACTCTTCGACAAGTCCATCAAAAATGGAACAGCTGAATCTGTCAAACAACCAACTTTCAGGTTCTCTACCAGCTTCTTTTTCAAACTTTTCATCCCTCCAGATACTTCAACTTGATGAGAACAAATTCACTGGTCCAATCCCTTCCTCATTTGGTGAACTCCAACAACTATCCAAGCTTGACATCAAGTTAAATTCTCTTTCTTCAGAAATCCCACCAGAAATTGGAAATTGTATTCACTTAACTTACCTTGACTTGAGCCAAAACAACCTTTCTGGTCCAATTCCCCCACAAGTTTCCAATATTCGGATACTTAACTACCTGAATTTATCGAAAAATCAGTTGAGTGAGACCATTCCTAAATCAATTGGCTCCATGAAAAGCCTCACAACGGCTGATTTCTCGTTCAACAATTTCTCAGGAAAGCTACCCGAATTAGGCCAATTTTCTTTCTTCAATGCTACCTCGTTTGCTGGTAATCCTCAACTTTGTGGATCCTTGTTAAACAATCCATGTAATGTCACAAATATAACAAGTCAGCCCGGAAAATCCCATAGCAACTTCAAGCTAATATTTGCGCTAGGCCTACTGTTTTGCTCTCTAGTTTTTGCAGTTGCAGCGATGTTCAAGGCCAGGTCATTCAAGAAAAATGGCTCTCATTCTTGGAAAATGACAGCGTTCCAAAAGCTCGATTTCACAGTTTTCGATGTCCTGGAATGCATGAAAGATGGAAATGTCATAGGAAGAGGAGGAGCTGGCATTGTGTACCACGGAAAAATGCCTAATGGGGTCGAGATTGCAGTAAAAAAGCTTGTTGGGTTCGGTACAGCAGGCCATGATCATGGCTTCAGAGCTGAAATTCGTACGTTAGGCAATATTCGACACAGAAACATCGTCAAATTGCTAGCTTTTTGCTCAAACAAGGACATGAATTTACTTGTTTACGAGTACATGAGGAATGGAAGCTTAGGAGAGGCTTTGCATGGGAAAAAAAGCGGAATCTTGGGTTGGCATTTGAGGTACAAAGTTGCTATTGAAGCTGCAAAGGGACTGTGTTATCTTCACCATGATTGTTCACCATTAATCGTACATCGCGATGTGAAATCAAACAACATTTTGCTGAATTCAAGCTATGAAGCTCATGTTGCAGATTTTGGATTAGCAAAGTATCTGATAGATGGTGGTGCTTCTGATCAGTGCATGTCTGCAATTGCTGGTTCTTATGGTTACATTGCTCCAG AGTACGCATACACTTTACGAGTGGACGAGAAAAGTGATGTTTATAGTTTCGGAGTCGTTCTTCTTGAACTCATTACCGGTCGTCGCCCTGTGGGAGAATTCGGAGATGGTGTGGACATTGTTCAGTGGGTAAAAATCACAACAAATTTCCGCAAAGACCAAGTAAATCAAATATTCGATTCGAGGCTAACAACAGTGCCTCATGAAGAAGCAATGCACTTATTTTTCATATCCATGCTATGCATTCAAGACAATAGTGTCGAAAGGCCAACAATGAGGGAAGTGGTTCAAATGCTCTCAGAATTTCCTCGTCACACACCAGATTATCAGACTTCATCTTCTTCCGTCGCTTGCCAGAAATCGAAAAAACCCGAAAATGAGGAAGCTTGCACTAAGAATCGACAAGATCTCTTAGTATAA